The Candidatus Polarisedimenticolaceae bacterium genome window below encodes:
- a CDS encoding RMD1 family protein, whose product MVLPQFRTQRAHAFVAVAFVDDLPLDWVAALLPHPKVTPHELRASLPEGGEVFAFSFGALVFHDVDPGRRDALRNELRTRHPRLIPDVIREEFTVCEIPDAKVGFADGQLIVDDLRPTRSAVVALIVAQSAAMEAYERIVDDLFGRTRKLLGRLETRGVVPMRTRNLHRFIGEAVGRRSEVLSTLYLLDKPDATWDDPAMDRIYDDLRAEFDLVDRFDSLEAKLHAVQDALELLIGVARDRRLFLLEAAIVALILVELVLSVVRGIR is encoded by the coding sequence GTGGTCCTACCGCAGTTTCGCACTCAGCGTGCGCACGCCTTCGTCGCGGTCGCCTTCGTCGACGATCTGCCGCTCGACTGGGTCGCGGCGCTCCTTCCCCATCCGAAGGTCACGCCTCATGAGCTGCGCGCGTCCCTCCCCGAAGGAGGCGAGGTCTTCGCGTTCTCCTTCGGCGCGCTCGTCTTCCACGACGTCGATCCGGGCCGGCGCGATGCTCTCAGGAACGAGCTGCGCACGCGTCATCCGCGACTCATCCCCGACGTCATCCGCGAGGAGTTCACGGTCTGCGAGATCCCCGACGCCAAAGTCGGCTTCGCCGACGGCCAGCTCATCGTCGACGACCTGCGCCCAACGCGCTCGGCGGTGGTCGCGCTCATCGTCGCTCAGAGCGCCGCGATGGAAGCCTACGAGCGCATCGTCGACGATCTCTTCGGCCGCACGCGGAAGCTGCTCGGCCGCCTCGAGACGCGTGGTGTGGTCCCGATGCGGACCCGCAACCTTCACCGGTTCATCGGCGAAGCGGTCGGCCGCCGCAGCGAGGTGCTGTCGACGCTCTACCTCCTGGACAAGCCCGACGCGACGTGGGACGACCCCGCGATGGACCGTATCTACGACGACCTCCGCGCCGAGTTCGACCTCGTCGACCGCTTCGATTCGCTCGAGGCGAAGCTCCACGCCGTCCAGGACGCGCTCGAGCTGCTCATCGGCGTCGCGCGCGATCGGCGGCTGTTCCTCCTCGAGGCGGCGATCGTTGCGTTGATCTTGGTGGAGCTGGTGTTGAGCGTCGTGCGCGGGATCCGCTGA
- a CDS encoding STAS domain-containing protein encodes MTEIALIEATDAFTHVALRGPLDNVGVGAVELKLTTQTVARRKPAIIDLTGVEVLTSLAIGMLVTIARSMHGHGTGLAVIATGRAKQILESMALQPLLPVHPSREEALRSLGLTNQSV; translated from the coding sequence ATGACCGAGATCGCGCTCATCGAGGCGACCGATGCATTCACGCACGTGGCCCTGCGCGGGCCGCTCGACAACGTGGGCGTCGGCGCCGTCGAGCTGAAGCTGACGACCCAGACCGTGGCGCGCCGCAAGCCGGCGATCATCGATCTCACCGGCGTCGAGGTGCTCACGTCGCTCGCGATCGGCATGCTCGTCACGATCGCGCGGTCGATGCACGGACACGGCACCGGTCTCGCCGTGATCGCGACCGGACGCGCGAAGCAGATCCTCGAGTCGATGGCGCTGCAGCCGCTGCTTCCCGTTCATCCGTCGCGCGAGGAAGCGCTGCGGTCGCTCGGACTCACGAACCAGAGCGTGTAG
- the ygiD gene encoding 4,5-DOPA dioxygenase extradiol: MSTIQPALFFGHGNPMNAISTNAYTNAWNGIGRSIPKPKAILAISAHWYVPGTGVTVSTSPRTIHDFGGFPRELYRVQYPAPGDPALARRIQAMLAPLPVALDESWGLDHGTWSVLKHVYPAADVPIVQLSIDEARPASFHFEIGRKLSALRAEGVLIAGSGNIVHNLHTYAWGRHEPEPYDWAVRFEAEARGLLASGDHAPLVNYETLGRDAMLSIPTPDHYLPLLYVLGTRQSDDGINFPVEGVDGGSISMLSVRVG; this comes from the coding sequence ATGAGCACGATCCAGCCCGCCCTCTTCTTCGGTCACGGCAATCCGATGAACGCGATCAGCACCAACGCGTACACGAACGCGTGGAACGGCATCGGACGCTCGATCCCGAAGCCGAAGGCGATCCTCGCGATCTCGGCCCACTGGTACGTGCCGGGAACCGGCGTCACCGTCAGCACGTCGCCGCGGACGATCCACGACTTCGGCGGCTTCCCGCGCGAGCTGTACCGCGTCCAGTACCCGGCCCCCGGCGATCCGGCGCTCGCGCGCCGCATCCAAGCGATGCTCGCGCCGCTCCCGGTCGCGCTCGACGAGTCGTGGGGTCTCGACCACGGCACCTGGTCGGTCTTGAAGCACGTCTACCCCGCGGCCGACGTGCCGATCGTCCAGCTCAGCATCGACGAGGCCCGCCCCGCCTCGTTCCACTTCGAGATCGGACGCAAGCTGTCAGCGCTCCGCGCCGAAGGGGTCCTCATCGCCGGCAGCGGCAACATCGTCCACAACCTGCACACGTACGCGTGGGGCCGCCACGAGCCCGAGCCGTACGACTGGGCCGTCCGCTTCGAGGCGGAGGCGCGAGGCCTCCTCGCCTCGGGCGATCACGCACCGCTCGTCAACTACGAGACGCTCGGGCGCGACGCGATGCTGTCGATCCCGACGCCCGACCACTATCTCCCGCTCCTCTACGTCCTCGGCACGCGCCAGAGCGACGACGGGATCAACTTTCCCGTCGAAGGAGTCGACGGCGGCTCCATCTCGATGCTCTCGGTTAGAGTGGGATAG